One genomic region from Bactrocera tryoni isolate S06 chromosome 3, CSIRO_BtryS06_freeze2, whole genome shotgun sequence encodes:
- the LOC120773094 gene encoding alaserpin-like produces MFDKTLSACFTLWLLCSAKLAPALAATTTASSANATDLMHLLLAHILAEADATRNFVIAPQEMLELYLQLHGTDKEIATAAATQHGATSNDVTSANDSGMQEFEEFFHITGSPILVNNTLYADVYNAQRFTRKLKNLQFVLHDESDEEESEEHNKSSDNTSIEDGGDKGRKIDNNDAALASNSQTPNSSNKHNKNKHNSNNNRDLESSKRNELINVVRINSRWAHNFQKRDTHKRQFYMPQTHTHAYLNAMRKDDIFLYGELPQLNASALELSLQRQQLKMLIILPQAKHGLPQLLRRLSANVTLLDDLCGLPGDTEDSGDAQQQQQQRAATTGAADHLRGRLESTLVRVFLPQFKFSQRTNLDGAFKQLLNATANVDLHWPSAWQVTQEAHFAVSEDGIGELEESMVLFWNAFSSLRSKPLMFCVDHPFFFIVYNRRGIQLLGHLAQLHE; encoded by the exons atgttcgACAAAACGCTTTCCGCAT GCTTTACACTCTGGCTCTTATGCAGTGCAAAGCTAGCTCCGGCCTTAGCCGCCACTACAACGGCCAGCAGTGCCAACGCCACCGATTTAATGCATTTGCTGTTGGCACACATACTGGCCGAGGCGGATGCAACAAGGAATTTTGTGATTGCACCACAGGAAATGCTGGAATTGTACCTGCAACTGCATGGCACGGACAAAGAAATCGCCACTGCAGCCGCCACACAGCACGGTGCCACAAGCAATGATGTCACCAGCGCCAATGACAGCGGCATGCAGGAGTTCGAAGAGTTCTTCCACATCACAGGCAGTCCGATTCTGGTGAACAACACGCTATATGCCGATGTCTACAATGCACAAAGGTTCACACGGAAATTGAAAAATCTGCAATTTGTGCTGCACGACGAGAGTGACGAAGAGGAGAGCGAGGAGCATAACAAAAGCTCGGACAACACCAGCATTGAAGATGGCGGCGACAAAGGCCGCAAAATCGATAATAATGATGCGGCACTGGCAAGTAACAGCCAGACGCCTAACAGCAGTaacaagcacaacaaaaacaagcacaatagtaacaacaacagaGACCTAGAGAGCAGCAAACGCAACGAACTAATCAATGTAGTGCGCATAAATTCACGCTGGGCGCACAACTTCCAAAAGCGCGACACACACAAGCGCCAATTCTACATgccacaaacgcacacacacgccTACCTAAACGCCATGCGCAAAGACGACATCTTCCTTTATGGCGAATTGCCGCAATTGAATGCCAGCGCCTTGGAGCTGTCCTTGCAGCGGCAGCAATTGAAAATGCTCATCATATTGCCGCAAGCAAAGCATGGCTTGCCACAACTGCTGCGGCGTCTAAGTGCCAATGTGACATTGCTCGATGACTTGTGTGGCCTGCCAGGCGACACGGAGGACTCAGGcgatgcgcagcagcagcagcaacagcgggCGGCTACAACAGGCGCTGCAGACCACCTACGCGGCCGTTTGGAGTCGACTTTGGTGCGCGTTTTCTTGCCACAATTTAAATTCTCACAACGCACTAACTTGGACGGCGCTTTTAAGCAG CTACTAAATGCCACAGCAAATGTGGATCTACATTGGCCCAGCGCCTGGCAGGTGACACAGGAGGCACATTTCGCCGTTAGTGAGGACGGCATCGGTGAGCTGGAGGAATCGA TGGTATT